In Oncorhynchus keta strain PuntledgeMale-10-30-2019 unplaced genomic scaffold, Oket_V2 Un_contig_5214_pilon_pilon, whole genome shotgun sequence, the following proteins share a genomic window:
- the LOC118382317 gene encoding serine/arginine repetitive matrix protein 2-like isoform X18 — translation MPDAPSGRSSALEAVRSTLCPAHRSLLQRILRLAHQQHRLSLAYRDAHRRLVPPPDPLCGHLVAKQQDDTSSPPSFTDCWSRSGPTDWKTPGGPGCCCWLPPVCFCLQSLRCLSCQSLSLGHITTGVRSPSSLCSFTSSSSRSSSALCPNPSVCPVASVCCSNPQPCASCCSEHTYLAPVRHTDPGGGGGSECPVLKRERSPSPPPLSPIPSDMDGKEEDKPPSLLQQEGEKEEEAGCGGEVGEDREQQDLVERFSDKLKAIRPQEKDPPLSSALANHNLEKDPHLTTSANQHIAESQADAHLSEIITTVLNTGGGSDYSLNDMLHHHDNNESHPPRTRSRRRQEALAAMATLPDQSSTRRQTVLIKRELARLNQSLGRRLSLGKNKSRSATPFSTCSSPEPTPVTAEIDRITEEEGETGRVKEGETGRVKEGETGRVKEGETGRVKEGETGRVKEEETGRVKEGETGRVKEGETGRVNEGETGRVKEGVTEKVTAEEAGPVRVTKDRVGMKEEMEKPPVLSSTQQSPPQEDQHKPESWNITCQDSSRSDLPEKRREEESPGSTSSGLPERSREEEEESPGSTSSGLPERSREEESPGSTSSTCDHGSGLPERSREEEEESPGSTSSGLPERSRVEEEESPGSTSSGLPEKSREEEEETAGSSKDSSRVSARNSPSHPCRTRRGSRSQPGCSSQVVVGRSSDAGRSRRSIVPPQRFSSYVTEPRMMYSAACFSERIFSAQRTPKDRQPLNAPNTNRTDSPSSATDTAEGLGEAREEELPLASSPEDVSQERRGGRGCRSTARGQSSDRESQRRGQVIPVTAASSEQQSPPKQRSQNRADVRLRAAKPFGRLRSSHSAQQSQPASPQTASRPEVPTEQPQYISPIKLMFVSAVVGEEGVRYTLKAAAPGSNWHGQETFDPCEESSWAGSPEKTPEKTRSPPKTRSPLQTRSPLKTRSPLQTRSPPQTRSPPLTRSPPQTRSPLQTRSPPKNTISSSPKLCGTTRGGEGGSPPKRSPGSQNGDGSPPFRETTPTKRRPGRPKKLGPQLEKRAKRPIGRPPKQRGVEPSCDSRQGGQDRSSGVPLGCSTGEEGNKERDPANRNLKITVVYGRSHRTKRTVSEEAACLQATEQLMDLNFVRPVKEKRFAPHASSNIIKCQKLQCTAAMRRPGRPAKVKISGISVTVTTTSPGKRKIHMNRDTARKSPEKLWQRKALLPEPQPSKEPRKISSTPTSEDATLMQIERTTESEDGARERQTQTPPVLAVRHSVRVRKPSVYLLHSVATSTSRSLSHSTALLRRSRQLLINRASSKGSHRKRKEEGREDTPGQEELLSGREERRSEGRGGVLCEDLSQVAGVSVDSIFPASSSEALRWWPVSSDQDSLNQELARRIRLISQSWVAAAATHTTRTGTIMSAKQRLDDDSLSSWKPEVGSAVRLLFDRRCSVERLASWFMQTTETQSLGIVKKTSSRNPYELLHYPRNASRESIFPSPQTMRLRKHIKKFAKAVPKSPAQLRLVQERLRRGRELNARRRLFTARPASGGLRLRAPWKVRALGTYRTTLLRVREKFLTWTLRAKQPNRLIWRRSQVEEGNSPHQVWPSAQPREELTRSPHHHCLPASSETSHPCSPDRLTGLTKQQRLSSKAWSPERLKECCVFLKKINSPDTESTVEKEWDVCTVNLDDTYCPDETRQEERSGEDDKAVKTERRKRRVPWKESSGSPQEVMVQEHNQVRAGNRRGKQKHSGKSTSQSPTPPPAKATSQSPTPTPAKATSQSPTPPPAKATSQSPTPPPAKATSQSPAPTPAKATSQSPTPPPAKATSQSPTPPPTKVMRKSRGRGLTGPRWRDFILGT, via the exons ATGCCCGATGCCCCAAGTGGGAGGAGCTCTGCTCTGGAAGCGGTACGCTCCACGTTATGCCCCGCCCATCGCTCTCTGCTCCAGCGAATCTTGAGGCTCGCCCACCAGCAGCACCGTCTATCATTGGCCTACAGGGACGCCCATCGCCGCCTCGTCCCGCCCCCAGACCCTCTCTGCGGCCACCTGGTGGCCAAACAACAGGACGACacgtcctctcctccttccttcactGACTGTTGGAGCCGTAGTGGTCCGACTGACTGGAAGACACCAGGTGGTCCAGGCTGTTGCTGCTGGCTGCCTCCTGTGTGTTTCTGCCTCCAGAGCCTCCGCTGCCTGTCCTGCCAGAGCCTGTCCCTGGGACACATCACCACTGGGGTTCGCTCCCCTTCTTCTCTGTGCTCTTTCACGTCCTCCTCTTCTCGTTCATCCTCCGCTCTGTGCCCTAATCCCTCAGTGTGTCCCGTGGCCTCTGTCTGTTGCTCCAACCCCCAGCCCTGCGCCTCCTGCTGCTCAGAACACACCTACCTGGCcccggtcagacacacagacccgggaggtggaggaggaagcgAGTGCCCTGTCCTCAAGAGAGAGCgatccccctctccaccccctctctcccccataccCTCAGACATGGACGGTAAGGAGGAAGACAAGCCTCCCTCTCTTCTGCAGCAGGAGGGGGAAAAAGAGGAGGAGGCTGGGTGTGGTGGGGAGGTGGGTGAGGACAGGGAGCAGCAGGACCTGGTGGAGCGTTTCAGTGACAAACTAAAGGCAATCAGACCCCAGGAGAAGGATCCTCCACTCAGCTCTGCCTTAGCCAATCACAACCTCGAGAAGGATCCCCACCTGACGACCTCGGCCAATCAGCACATTGCAGAGTCCCAGGCCGACGCCCACCTGAGTGAGATCATCACCACCGTTCTGAACACGGGTGGCGGCAGCGACTACAGCCTAAACGACATGTTGCATCACCATGACAACAACGAGAGCCATCCACCTCGGACGCGTTCCCGGCGGCGACAGGAGGCCCTGGCTGCCATGGCGACTTTGCCCGACCAGTCGTCCACCCGGCGCCAGACCGTGCTAATCAAACGGGAGCTGGCCAGGCTGAACCAATCGCTGGGCAGGAGGCTATCGCTAGGGAAGAACAAGAGCCGCAGTGCCACGCCCTTTTCTACCTGCTCCTCACCTGAACCAACCCCTGTTACAGCAGAGATAGACAGaatcacagaggaggagggagagactggtagagtgaaggagggagagaccggtagagtgaaggagggagagaccggtagagtgaaggagggagagaccggtagagtgaaggagggagagaccg gtagagtgaaggaggaagagaccggtagagtgaaggagggagagaccg gtagagtgaagGAGGGTGAGAccggtagagtgaacgagggagagACCGGTAGAGTGAAGGAGGGTGTGACAGAGAAGGTGACAGCAGAGGAGGCAGGTCCAGTTAGAGTCACGAAGGATAGAGTCGGcatgaaggaggagatggagaaacccccagtcctctcctctacacaACAGAGTCCCCCGCAGGAGGACCAACACAAACCAGAGAGCTGGAACATCACCTGTCAGGACAGCAGTAGGAGTGACCTCcctgagaagaggagagaggaggagtcacCAGGAAGTACCAGCAGTGGTCTTcctgagaggagtagagaggaagaggaggagtcacCAGGTAGTACCAGCAGTGGTCTTcctgagaggagtagagaggaggagtcaCCAGGTAGTACCAGCAGCACCTGTGACCATGGCAGTGGTCTTcctgagaggagtagagaggaagaggaggagtcacCAGGTAGTACCAGCAGTGGTCTTCCTGAGAGGAGTAGAGTGGAAGAGGAGGAGTCACCAGGTAGTACCAGCAGTGGTCTTCCTGAGAagagtagagaggaagaggaggagacagcaggcagcagcaAGGACAGTAGCAGAGTGTCAGCCAGGAATAGCCCATCCCACCCCTGCAGAACCAGGAGAGGCAGCAGGTCCCAGCCAGGCTGCAGCAGccaggtggtggtggggaggagcAGCGATGCTGGGAGGTCCAGGAGGAGCATCGTCCCTCCCCAGCGGTTCTCCTCCTACGTCACAGAGCCCAGGATGATGTATTCTGCTGCCTGTTTCTCAGAGAGGATCTTCTCCGCCCAGAGGACGCCAAAGGATCGGCAACCACTCAATGCCCCCAACACCAATCGCACAGACTCCCCGTCCTCGGCCACAGACACGGCTGAGGGGTTGGGCGAAGCAAGAGAAGAGGAATTACCGCTGGCATCCAGTCCGGAGGATGTcagtcaggagaggaggggaggcagaggcTGTAGATCAACAGCAAGAGGTCAGAGTTCAGACCGTGAGTCACAGAGACGAGGTCAGGTGATTCCCGTCACTGCAGCTTCCTCTGAGCAGCAGAGTCCCCCTAAACAGCGCTCCCAGAACAGGGCAGACGTTAGGCTCAGAGCAGCCAAACCTTTCGGGCGCTTACGCTCGTCCCACTCCGCCCAACAGTCCCAACCAGCGAGCCCTCAGACAGCCTCCAGGCCAGAGGTCCCCACAGAGCAGCCTCAGTACATCAGCCCCATCAAGCTGATGTTTGTGTCTGCAGTAGTGGGCGAGGAGGGGGTGAGGTACACCCTGAAGGCGGCTGCACCAGGATCCAACTGGCATGGACAGGAGACCTTTGACCCCTGTGAGGAGTCATCGTGGGCTGGAAGTCCAGAGAAGACCCCAGAGAAGACCAGGAGTCCACCGAAGACCAGGAGTCCCCTCCAGACCAGGAGTCCACTGAAGACCAGGAGTCCCCTCCAGACCAGGAGTCCACCCCAGACCAGGAGTCCACCCCTGACCAGGAGTCCACCCCAGACCAGGAGTCCCCTTCAGACCAGGAGTCCACCCAAGAACACCATATCGTCATCACCAAAGCTGTGTGGAAcgacgagaggaggagaggggggtagcCCGCCAAAACGGTCCCCTGGGTCCCAGAACGGAGATGGCTCGCCTCCTTTTCGTGAAACCACCCCCACAAAGAGACGTCCGGGACGTCCCAAGAAACTGGGCCCCCAGCTGGAGAAGAGGGCCAAGAGGCCGATCGGCCGCCCGCCCAAGCAAAGGGGTGTAGAGCCGAGCTGTGACTCCAGGCAGGGTGGTCAGGACCGGTCCAGTGGAGTTCCCTTAGGCTGCAGCACCGGGGAGGAGGGCAACAAGGAGAGAGACCCAGCCAACAGGAACCTGAAGATCACCGTGGTGTACGGACGCTCCCACAGGACCAAGAGGACAGTGTCGGAGGAGGCTGCTTGTCTCCAGGCTACAGAGCAGCTGATGGATCTGAACTTCGTCAGACCGGTGAAGGAGAAGAGGTTCGCTCCCCACGCCAGCAGCAACATTATCAAGTGCCAGAAGCTGCAGTGTACCGCGGCCATGCGTCGTCCAGGGAGACCCGCCAAGGTCAAGATCTCCGGAATCTCTGTTACCGTCACCACCACGTCGCCGGGGAAACGCAAGATCCACATGAACCGGGACACAGCCAGGAAATCTCCGGAGAAGCTCTGGCAGCGGAAAGCCCTCCTTCCTGAACCCCAGCCTTCCAAAGAGCCCAGGAAAATCAGCAGCACGCCGACTAGCGAAGACGCCACTCTGATGCAGATAGAGAGAACGACAGAGTCCgaggatggagcgagggagcgaCAGACCCAGACTCCTCCTGTGTTGGCGGTGCGTCACTCTGTGAGGGTGAGGAAGCCTTCAGTGTACCTGCTTCACTCTGTAGCCACCTCCACCTCTAGGTCCCTGAGCCACAGTACCGCCCTGCTGCGCCGATCCAGACAGCTACTGATCAACAGGGCCAGCAGCAAGGGCAGCCATCgcaagaggaaggaggagggaagagaggacacTCCAGGGCAGGAGGAGCTGCTATccgggagggaggagaggaggagcgagggaagaggaggagtgttGTGTGAGGACTTAAGCCAGGTAGCGGGGGTTTCGGTAGACTCCATTTTCCCAGCCAGCTCCAGCGAGGCGTTGAGGTGGTGGCCCGTCTCCTCCGACCAGGACAGCCTGAACCAAGAGCTGGCTCGCAGGATCCGCCTCATATCCCAAAGCTGGGTCGCTGCCGCTGCCACCCACACCACCAGGACGGGGACGATCATGTCCGCCAAGCAGAGACTCGACGACGACTCTTTGTCCTCCTGGAAGCCAGAGGTTGGGTCGGCAGTGCGGCTGCTGTTTGACCGGCGCTGCAGCGTGGAGAGGCTGGCCTCCTGGTTCATGCAGACCACTGAGACTCAGTCTCTGGGCATTGTGAAGAAGACCAGCTCCAGAAACCCCTATGAGCTCCTGCACTACCCCCGGAACGCCAGCAGGGAGAGCATCTTTCCCAGCCCACAGACCATGCGACTACGCAAACACATCAAGAAGTTTGCCAAAGCTGTGCCGAAGAGCCCCGCCCAGCTCCGTCTGGTCCAGGAACGGCTCCGACGTGGAAGAGAGCTGAATGCCAGGCGGCGTCTGTTCACTGCGAGGCCGGCGTCTGGCGGGCTGCGTCTCAGAGCTCCTTGGAAGGTCAGGGCCCTCGGGACATACAGAACCACTCTGCTCAGAGTCAGAGAAAAGTTCCTCACCTGGACCCTCAGAGCCAAGCAGCCCAACAGGCTGATCTGGAGGAGAAGCCAGGTGGAGGAAGGCAACTCACCTCACCAGGTCTGGCCTTCTGCTCAGCCCAGGGAAGAGCTCACCAGGTCTCCACATCACCACTGTCTACCTGCCTCCTCAGAGACCAGTCATCCCTGCAGCCCCGACCGGCTGACAGGCCTCACCAAACAGCAGCGTCTCAGCTCTAAAGCCTGGAGTCCAGAGAGACTGAAGGAGTGTTGCGTGTTCCTCAAGAAGATCAACTCCCCCGACACAGAGTCCACCGTTGAGAAGGAGTGGGATGTCTGCACCGTCAATCTAGATGACACATACTGCCCCGACGAgaccagacaggaggagaggagcggagaggacgACAAAGCTGTgaaaacagagagaaggaagaggagagttcCCTGGAAGGAGTCTAGCGGCTCGCCGCAGGAGGTGATGGTTCAGGAGCACAACCAGGTCCGAGCCGGGAACAGGAGAGGCAAACAGAAACATTCAGGGAAGTCCACGAGCCAGTCACCGACCCCGCCGCCAGCGAAAGCCACGAGCCAATCCCCGACCCCGACGCCAGCGAAAGCCACGAGCCAATCCCCGACCCCGCCGCCAGCGAAAGCCACGAGCCAATCCCCGACCCCGCCGCCAGCGAAAGCCACGAGCCAATCACCGGCCCCGACGCCAGCGAAAGCCACGAGCCAATCACCGACCCCGCCGCCAGCGAAAGCCACGAGCCAATCACCGACCCCGCCGCCAACGAAAGTCATGAGAAAATCGCGTGGGAGGGGCCTGACCGGGCCGCGGTGGCGTGACTTCATACTGG GAACCTGA